From the Lathyrus oleraceus cultivar Zhongwan6 chromosome 4, CAAS_Psat_ZW6_1.0, whole genome shotgun sequence genome, one window contains:
- the LOC127135227 gene encoding heat stress transcription factor A-5, producing MENSTTEKGGGGGPSKFLVKIYQMVDDPYIDNIVSWSQSHNSFIIKDPDEFASNLLSKYFRHNNFSNFVCQLNTYGFHKIKHDQWEFANEYFLKDQYYLLGNIQGKQIVHNHSLGEVERLAFEEEIEKLENEKSSIELDISNFNQYMPTKKLHVDNLVQRLEASEYRLSNLKNSFEMVLQYLCTSYILLLFDLLCLNSITFFYYSHRFL from the exons ATGGAGAATTCGACGACAGAAAAAGGTGGTGGTGGTGGTCCGTCAAAGTTCCTAGTGAAAATTTACCAGATGGTTGATGATCCATATATTGATAATATAGTATCATGGAGTCAAAGCCACAACAGTTTCATCATTAAGGACCCTGATGAATTCGCTAGCAATCTTCTTAGCAAGTATTTCAGACACAACAATTTCTCCAACTTTGTTTGTCAGCTCAATACCTAT GGATTTCACAAAATAAAACATGATCAATGGGAGTTTGCTAATGAGTATTTTCTGAAAGATCAATATTATCTTCTTGGTAATATTCAAGGCAAGCAAATTGTTCACAATCACTCTCTTGGAGAAGTAGAAAGGCTAGCATTTGAAGAAGAAATTGAGAAACTTGAAAATGAAAAATCCTCTATTGAACTAGATATTTCTAACTTCAATCAGTACATGCCAACTAAAAAGCTTCATGTGGATAATCTAGTGCAAAGATTAGAAGCATCAGAGTATAGGCTTAGTAATTTGAAGAACTCGTTTGAAATGGTTCTTCAATACCTATGTACGTCATATATTCTTTTATTATTTGATTTATTATGCCTAAACTCAATTACATTTTTTTATTATTCTCATAGATTTCTTTAA